CGAAGATCCGCCGGACGATCTTGGGCGCGAGGCCCAGGCTCGGCTCATCCAGAAGCAGGATCCTGGGTCTCGCCATCAGCGCCCGGGCAATCGCCAGCATCTGCTGTTCTCCTCCGGACAGCGTGCCGGCCGCCTGATCCCTGCGCTCGGCAAGAATGGGAAAGAGCGAGAACCAGTGTTCGATGTCCCTGCCCTTTTCGCTCTGGTCTTTCTGCAAGGCCGCGCCCAGCGTGAGGTTTTCCAGGATTGTCAGATTGGAGAAAATGCGCCGCCCTTCCGGGGAGACGGCGATGCCCGAGGCAATGCGCGCCTCGACGCTGTCGCCGGAAATCTCACGCTCCTCGAACCGGATCGACCCGGTTGCGCGCGCGATCCCGGTGATGGCGGAAATCGTTGATGTCTTTCCCGCGCCGTTCGGCCCCAGGAGAGAAATGCACTTGCCCCGTTCCACGTTGAGGGAAATGCCGTGAACCGCTTCGATCGGCCCGTGATAGACATGAAGATCCTGGATGGTGAGCATGCGTTCCGCCTGGCTGGCGCGGCCTTTCATAGACAGAAGGCCGCGCCGGGGTCGTCAGTTCCAGTCCGTCGGAACGTTGGCCGGGATATCGTTCGTGATCAGAACGCGCTTGCCGTCCTTGAACCCTATGACCGGGATCGTTCGCTGAGCGTAGGTCTTGGTGTCCTTGAAAGAAATAGAATCCACCGTCAGAACCGGGACGCTGTCAGCGGACCGGATTGCGTCCGAGACCGCCGCCGGATCAAGGCTGCCGGCAGTTTCCACGCCGAATTTCACCGCCATGATCGTGTCCGCTCCCGTTGCCGGAAACAGGCCCCCGACCTCAAAGCCCATGTCCTCGCATTCCTTCATGAATTTCACGACCGCGCTGTCCGCGTGGCTCGGTGCAAGCGTTGCGAAGAACACCTTGTCCAGAAGGCTGGGAT
This region of uncultured Roseibium sp. genomic DNA includes:
- a CDS encoding ABC transporter ATP-binding protein translates to MLTIQDLHVYHGPIEAVHGISLNVERGKCISLLGPNGAGKTSTISAITGIARATGSIRFEEREISGDSVEARIASGIAVSPEGRRIFSNLTILENLTLGAALQKDQSEKGRDIEHWFSLFPILAERRDQAAGTLSGGEQQMLAIARALMARPRILLLDEPSLGLAPKIVRRIFDLIGTLKEQGMTILLVEQNATQALKLADYAYLMSSGRIVAHGTADELGKSDKLMAELTGVA